A portion of the Lampris incognitus isolate fLamInc1 chromosome 9, fLamInc1.hap2, whole genome shotgun sequence genome contains these proteins:
- the nr1d2a gene encoding nuclear receptor subfamily 1 group D member 2a, giving the protein MPEDIGTAKPGGVIAYISSGSASSPESCMSDSSNSSYQSTSPTLRRPALPSRAVGVVVDIAPPVKHGHQRSHGAEKNGRSSASNKSSITKINGMVLLCKVCGDVASGFHYGVHACEGCKGFFRRSIQQNIQYKKCLKMENCTIMRINRNRCQQCRFKKCLAVGMSRDAVRFGRIPKREKQRMLLEMQNAMNNMMNSSSQLHSMLHTHQSPPPSSSSSSSPASASASPSRSDRSSPPCPQDSDSVVSMDTNSSSASSCASDSGEDEGSVPVARQHQDTFSYSRQRSQGLGQALLPPLPIVLETAGVGRPDEQPDRWNHWSDGATGSYLHQTDQHVTNTAFREESAVYQQQLSSAPSCHKSESGLSLPQADPTSYNGPNTSVDNRAYLVCPMNDSPYMDPYKPSQEIWEEFSMSFTPAVREVVDFAKRIPGFRDLSEQDQVSLLKAGTFEVLMVRFASLFNMAERTVTFLSGKCYSLEMLRSLGAGELLNSMCEFSEKLAALRLEPDEMSLFTAVVLVSADRSGIKDLNSVEVLQDNLIRALRSLILTNHGDEAATTFTKLLLKLPELRSLNNMHSEELLSFKVHP; this is encoded by the exons ggggagtAATAGCATACATCTCCTCCGGTTCTGCTTCCAGTCCAGAATCCTGTATGAGTGATAGCTCTAACAGCAGCTATCAGTCGACCTCGCCAACGCTGCGCCGCCCTGCGCTGCCCAGCCGGGCAGTGGGCGTGGTGGTGGACATTGCCCCACCGGTCAAACATGGTCACCAGCGAAGCCACGGGGCCGAGAAGAATGGCCGTTCTTCTGCATCCAACAAGAGCAGTATCACCA AAATCAACGGCATGGTGCTGCTGTGTAAGGTGTGTGGTGATGTAGCCTCAGGTTTCCACTATGGTGTCCATGCCTGCGAGGGTTGCAAG GGTTTCTTCAGAAGGAGCATCCAGCAGAACATCCAGTACAAGAAGTGTCTGAAGATGGAGAACTGCACCATCATGAGGATCAACAGAAACCGCTGCCAACAGTGCCGCTTCAAGAAGTGTTTGGCTGTGGGCATGTCCAGAGATG CCGTCAGATTTGGTCGTATTCCAAAGCGGGAGAAGCAGAGGATGCTTCTAGAGATGCAGAACGCAATGAACAACATGATGAACAGCAGTAGTCAGCTGCACAGTATGCTGCACACTCACCAGAGCCCGCCCCcatcttcctcatcctcttcctcgCCTGCCTCCGCCTCCGCCTCCCCATCGCGGTCTGACCGCTCTTCCCCACCCTGCCCCCAGGACTCTGACTCTGTGGTTTCTATGGACAccaactccagctccgcctcGTCGTGTGCGTCGGACAGTGGGGAGGATGAGGGCAGCGTCCCGGTGGCCAGGCAGCACCAAGACACCTTCAGTTACAGCCGGCAGCGGTCGCAGGGACTTGGCCAGGCGTTGCTCCCACCGCTTCCCATTGTCCTGGAGACGGCGGGCGTTGGCCGACCGGACGAGCAGCCAGACAGATGGAACCACTGGAGCGATGGTGCCACAGGAAGTTACCTGCACCAAACCGACCAACATGTCACCAACACTGCTTTTCGGGAGGAGAGCGCAGTGTACCAGCAACAACTTAGCAGCGCCCCCAGTTGTCATAAATCAGAAAGTGGCCTGAGTCTTCCACAAGCTGACCCCACCAGTTATAATGGACCAAACACCAGTGTAGACAACAGAGCATACCTG GTTTGTCCCATGAATGACTCGCCTTACATGGACCCCTACAAGCCAAGCCAGgagatctgggaagagttctctaTGAGCTTCACTCCGGCCGTGCGGGAGGTCGTTGACTTTGCCAAGAGAATTCCAGGTTTCAGGGACCTGTCGGAGCAAGATCAAGTCAGTCTGCTGAAAGCTGGAACGTTTGAG GTGCTGATGGTGAGATTTGCCTCTCTATTCAACATGGCCGAGCGGACGGTGACCTTCCTCAGTGGCAAGTGCTACAGCCTGGAGATGCTCCGGTCACTCGGCGCCGGCGAACTACTGAACTCCATGTGTGAGTTCAGTGAAAAGCTGGCGGCGCTGCGGCTTGAGCCAGATGAAATGAGCCTCTTCACCGCTGTTGTCCTCGTCTCAGCTG ATCGCTCGGGGATAAAGGACCTGAACTCTGTGGAGGTCCTTCAGGACAATCTGATCCGAGCACTGCGCAGTTTGATCCTGACGAACCATGGCGATGAGGCGGCGACCACCTTCACCAAACTGCTGCTCAAACTCCCTGAGCTACGCTCTCTCAACAACATGCACTCAGAGGAACTGCTCTCTTTTAAAGTGCACCCTTAA